Proteins from one Thermodesulfobacteriota bacterium genomic window:
- a CDS encoding ABC transporter substrate-binding protein, which translates to MNKVSFSLLRGVCQIPAYVAYEKGFFQDEGLDANLNIEPTAWMVPHKLVNGESQFAVIPWTRVAAAEDKDIPLVLICGSGFEEAAIVVRKEINPSEVKKVAVPLRGGMKDLTAMGLIESLGWKDVDLIRLPSGDGAIISLFGQGADAASMVEPYATMMEALGVGTVVKRTGDVWKGAPGCSLTTTMELKETSPHLTQKVVRAFARGIKFVNESPDESAQIASRYIGVNTGFIRKALNVNRPDMNAVRNKGAMERVLSLMMKLGYIRKIPTNFSDLTFLDEATKDLKLR; encoded by the coding sequence GTGAACAAGGTCTCTTTTTCTCTTTTGAGAGGCGTCTGTCAGATACCGGCGTACGTTGCGTACGAAAAGGGATTTTTTCAAGACGAAGGTCTTGATGCAAATTTAAACATCGAACCTACTGCATGGATGGTTCCACACAAACTGGTGAACGGCGAAAGTCAATTTGCAGTTATTCCTTGGACCAGGGTTGCCGCCGCGGAAGATAAAGATATACCGCTGGTGTTGATTTGCGGCTCCGGCTTTGAAGAAGCGGCCATAGTTGTTCGGAAGGAAATAAACCCATCAGAGGTGAAAAAAGTCGCCGTCCCGTTGCGAGGGGGCATGAAAGATTTAACGGCGATGGGGCTCATTGAGAGCTTGGGATGGAAGGACGTCGATCTTATAAGACTACCTTCCGGCGATGGGGCAATTATATCTTTATTTGGCCAAGGAGCGGATGCTGCTTCGATGGTCGAGCCCTACGCGACGATGATGGAAGCATTGGGTGTCGGAACCGTCGTAAAAAGAACGGGAGATGTATGGAAAGGGGCCCCCGGATGCTCTTTAACAACAACCATGGAGCTAAAAGAGACTTCTCCCCACCTGACGCAAAAGGTGGTCAGGGCATTTGCACGTGGGATTAAATTTGTCAATGAAAGTCCGGACGAGTCCGCCCAAATAGCCTCCCGCTACATCGGCGTCAATACCGGCTTCATTCGGAAAGCCCTGAATGTAAATAGGCCCGATATGAATGCAGTTAGAAACAAAGGAGCCATGGAAAGGGTACTTTCTCTCATGATGAAACTGGGCTACATTCGGAAGATTCCCACAAATTTCAGTGACTTAACATTTCTTGATGAGGCAACGAAAGACCTTAAGTTAAGGTAA
- a CDS encoding methyltransferase domain-containing protein, which produces MSGQASGFKEKFDPGKWSDIYDSSRKSNKDFTFKHGNELVEDICSRVSRPNELWLDIGCGTGYLSARLSEMGLSVIGVDHDIEMIEFANERFLDHRMTNRPVFITAKADSLPFDDDTTDGVVAVSLAGCLSSPDEFFREAHRVLRKNGFAIITFTNRASLLIKINWCLNKASYMIRRPAHSDGQYRVYACAEVVDKLEKAGLRVIDVRFYNFFLNVGDLMIPPKPLAIYCERLNKYNISHRLGGNFIVVAHKI; this is translated from the coding sequence ATGTCCGGTCAAGCCTCAGGATTCAAAGAAAAATTCGACCCGGGGAAATGGAGCGATATTTACGACTCCTCGAGAAAAAGCAACAAAGATTTTACATTCAAGCATGGTAACGAACTTGTAGAAGATATATGCTCTAGAGTAAGCCGGCCAAATGAGTTGTGGCTTGATATTGGCTGTGGTACTGGATATTTGTCGGCAAGATTGTCCGAGATGGGTTTATCCGTAATCGGAGTGGACCATGATATAGAGATGATAGAATTCGCTAACGAGCGTTTCCTGGACCATCGTATGACGAATAGGCCGGTATTCATAACGGCCAAAGCGGATTCCCTTCCTTTTGACGATGACACGACAGACGGTGTAGTAGCTGTCTCTCTGGCGGGTTGCCTATCATCTCCAGACGAGTTCTTCCGAGAGGCTCATCGGGTTCTCCGCAAAAACGGTTTTGCCATTATTACATTCACAAACCGGGCCAGTCTACTGATTAAGATAAATTGGTGTTTGAATAAGGCGTCGTATATGATTAGAAGACCGGCCCATAGCGATGGTCAATACAGAGTTTATGCTTGTGCGGAGGTAGTGGATAAACTCGAGAAGGCCGGTCTCAGGGTTATTGATGTCAGGTTCTACAATTTTTTTCTCAACGTGGGAGATTTGATGATTCCGCCCAAGCCGTTGGCAATATATTGCGAGCGTTTGAACAAATACAATATAAGTCACCGGTTGGGAGGAAACTTTATTGTGGTAGCGCACAAAATATAG
- a CDS encoding polysaccharide deacetylase family protein: MPSSLPILTFHALDDRPSVTSFSPRVFRHGIARLHENGYKTLRLAEVVSYLEEGKPFPDRSIVITFDDGYRSVFDEAFPVLLRYNMTATVFLTVGEKSNSGLNGRLPSLGKRQMLCWKEIMEMHQYGIDFGAHTLTHPDLTRLPFEHAQSEILDSKVIIEDTLSAPVSCFAYPFGRYDERILEIVKKHFSFACSDRLGLASSGSNLYALERVEAYYLRSERLFDIMLTNLFPWYIRACSIPRQIRRAVKLSL; encoded by the coding sequence ATGCCTTCTTCTCTACCCATTTTAACATTCCATGCCCTTGATGATCGACCCTCGGTAACCTCATTCTCGCCGCGAGTGTTTCGTCACGGCATTGCTAGGCTTCATGAGAATGGATACAAAACCCTAAGGTTAGCCGAGGTTGTAAGTTATCTGGAAGAAGGAAAGCCTTTCCCAGATCGGTCCATTGTTATAACCTTCGACGATGGGTATCGAAGCGTATTTGATGAAGCCTTTCCAGTGCTACTGCGGTACAATATGACTGCCACGGTTTTTCTCACGGTGGGGGAAAAGAGCAATTCAGGACTCAACGGCAGGCTCCCTTCCCTTGGAAAGCGCCAGATGCTATGCTGGAAAGAGATAATGGAGATGCATCAGTACGGAATTGATTTTGGGGCCCATACCCTTACCCACCCAGACCTCACTCGCTTACCTTTCGAGCATGCCCAATCTGAAATCCTTGATTCTAAGGTCATAATCGAGGATACACTGAGTGCGCCTGTTTCCTGTTTTGCATATCCCTTCGGGCGGTATGATGAACGAATCTTAGAAATAGTGAAAAAACACTTTTCCTTTGCCTGTTCAGACAGGCTTGGCCTTGCCTCTTCTGGTAGCAACCTTTACGCGCTGGAGAGGGTGGAAGCCTATTATCTAAGAAGCGAGCGGCTTTTCGATATAATGTTGACAAACCTATTTCCCTGGTACATCCGGGCGTGCAGCATCCCTCGCCAGATTCGACGCGCAGTCAAACTCAGTTTATGA
- a CDS encoding VOC family protein, with translation MKERPFKVLGIQQIAVGGLDLKTLRKLWVDTLGLTPTITFQNDTENVYGEIAVAGFGPFHVDVNLLQPINPEKSPQAHKPPLNHIGLWVDDLHAAVEWLSSQGLVFTPRGIRRGAAGHDVCFIHPKMGGEGVLIELVQAPLELIDLCHRLSSRQSQ, from the coding sequence ATGAAGGAGAGGCCATTCAAAGTACTTGGTATCCAGCAAATCGCCGTCGGGGGTCTAGACCTTAAGACTCTTCGAAAGCTGTGGGTTGACACTCTCGGCCTTACCCCGACCATAACTTTCCAGAACGATACCGAGAACGTGTATGGGGAGATTGCAGTTGCAGGATTTGGTCCCTTTCATGTAGATGTTAACCTTTTGCAACCGATAAACCCGGAGAAAAGCCCACAGGCCCATAAACCGCCTCTTAACCACATTGGGCTCTGGGTCGATGATTTACATGCTGCCGTGGAGTGGTTGTCGTCGCAAGGTTTGGTTTTCACCCCTAGAGGAATTCGCCGGGGAGCAGCGGGTCATGATGTATGCTTTATTCACCCGAAGATGGGAGGCGAGGGTGTTCTGATAGAACTGGTACAGGCACCTCTCGAACTGATCGATCTTTGCCACCGCCTGTCATCCCGGCAGTCTCAGTGA